The DNA sequence CGTATTGGGAGGATCGCCATCCGGATCACGTGACGTGTTCAAGCCTAGTGACCGAAGCGGTTTTTAATGCGAAGATTCGCAAGTACGATGCGGAGGGTTTGCCGGCGCATACCGTTTCGCACCTTTACTATTACTATATAAACGGCGTCGGCGAAGCGTCATTCGTCGTCCCTGTCAGCGACGTGTATGAGCAAAAGGTAGAGGCACTCGTCGCGTATGCGTCTCAGTTTTCCCTGCAAAAAAATGCCGTTGCTACTCCGCTGAACGAAACGAATTACATGGGCATGATTCGCGGGCGCGATCAAATATGGGGGCAGCAAATCGGTACGGCGTACGGAGAAGGGTTCGTGACGCGCACGCCGGTTAGCCGCGCGTATTTAATCGATTAAGGTGGAGCAGTGGTGCAGCCGCCCTTTACATCGCTGGGTCCGTCGCTCTTCGTCAACGTGAAGGGCCCATTGGGGTATTTTATAGTAGAAGGAAGGTGTTTTTTTTATGTATCGGATTGGGATTACGTGTTATCCGACGCACGGCGGCTCGGGCGTCGTCGCAACCGAACTCGGCAAGTTGCTAGCGGATCGCGGGCACGAAATTCACTTTATTACGTATAACATGCCCTTTCGCTTAGGGCAGTTTCACCGCAATATTTATTACCACGAAGTTGAAGTTAACCATTATGCGTTGTTTCAATACCCGCCGTACGACCTCAGTTTAGCGAGCAAAATGGCGCAAGTGGCGAAAACGGAGTCGCTCGATTTGTTGCACGTGCACTATGCCGTGCCCCACGCGGTCTGCGCGTATTTGGCGAAACAGATGGTCGGCGAGCACTTGAAAGTCGTGACGACGTTGCACGGGACAGATATTACCGTTCTCGGATATGACCGTTCGTTGAGAGACATTATTTTATTCGGGATCGAGTCTAGCGACGCCGTCACTGCGGTGTCGGACAGTTTAATCGAAGAGACTGTGCGCATGTTCCCGGTGAAAAAACCGCTCAGACGTATTTACAATTTCGTCGACAATCGCGTCTATTACCCGCGCGACGTGCGTCACATGCGGCGCGATTATGCTAGAGACGACGAGAAAATTGTATTGCACATCTCAAATTTTCGCGCGGTAAAAAGAGTGCCAGACGTCGTCAAAACGTTTCAGCGCATCCGTGAACGCGTACCCGCCAAACTGCTACTCATCGGCGACGGGCCTGAGTGGTCGACCGTGTGTCAATTAGTCAAGCAACTCGGCTTAGAGGAACACGTACTTTGTCTAGGGAAGCAAGACGAAGTGGTAAAGATAATTTCCCTCGCCGACTTATTGTTGTTGCCTTCGGAGCGGGAAAGTTTCGGACTCGTCGCCTTGGAAGCGATGGCTTGTGGCGTGCCGACGGTCGCTTCGCGCGCCGGCGGGTTAGGGGAAGTGATTGCCCACGGTGAAACGGGCTATTTGTGCGCAGTCGGCGATACGGAGGCGATGGCGCGCCACGCAGTTGAGTTGTTGACCGATAAAGCCAAATACGAACAGTTTCGCCGGCGCGGGATCGAACGGGCCAAGACAGTTTTTTCTGCGAAAAAAATTGCTGCCGCATATGAGGAAGTGTATCGCGATGTGTTACGCGGCTGAACGGATCCAGCAGTTATTGCAAATGCCGCGGGTAGTCGTCGCTAAAGGCGTGATGGCGCAGTTAGAACGCGCGGGATTTCAAGCGTACCTCGTCGGTGGCGCGGTACGCGACGCCTTGCTCGGGCGGGCAATCGGCGACATCGATCTAGCGACGTCGGCGACCCCAGACGAGGTGCAAGCGTTGTTTCCGCACGCCGTGCCGACTGGACTCGCTCACGGGACAGTGACAGTCGTCGCCCGAGGCGAACCTTTCGAAGTGACGACCTTTCGCCAAGAAGGCCCGTACGTCGATAAGCGGCACCCCGCTTACGTCCATTATGTGCGCGACATCACGGACGACCTCGCGCGGCGCGATTTCACGATTAATGCGCTCGCCTGCGACAGCCGTGGCCACTTGGTCGACCCGTTTGGCGGGTTGGCCGATTTACAGGCAGGCATCGTCCGCGCTGTCGGTCAGCCGCGCGACCGCTTTCGCGAAGATGCGCTGCGCCTGTTGCGCGCCTTGCGCTTCGCCGCACAATTGGATTTCACTATTGACAGAGAGACAGTAGCAGCGATGCGAGACGAAGCCGCTAGTCTCGGCGCGCTCGCCGCGGAACGCGTCCGCACAGAACTGCACAAATTACTCGCTGCACCGCAACCGGGCAGGGTGCTCCAATTGTTGTGGACAGAGGAGCTCCTACCCCACATTGCGCCGCTCACTGATTCGCTAGAAGGTGTTGTCCCTGATGCCGATGCGCGCCTAGGAGCAAATGGCAGCGGTACAGGTAACGGCACAAGGGCATTCTCTTCTGTCAACTGGAGACCCTCTAGCGACCAGTTAGCGCAAATTGAAAACGAATTAGATGTGGCGTTACGCTGGATATTATTTCTGCGGTTGTGCGGGGCGACTGCTGGGCAGGCGCGGTCACTCGCACGCGCCTTGCGCATGTCGCGGCAACAAATGGACGAACTGGCGTACATATGGCAGGCAGCAGACAGCTGGCAGCGTACGCTGTTATCGCCGCGAGAGGCGCGTGCAGCTGCATTCGCGCACGGGTTGGCGCCAGCCCTCCGCATCGTCCGCCTCGCGCACTATTTTGGGCAGGTGACGGCAGTTGAACGACAGTTGCTCGAGCGGCAACTGTGTCACGCCGACTGGGAACTCGCTGTCGAACAGGTGACTCAGCTGGCGTTAGACAGTGCGGCGATGATCCGACTCGCCGGGCGCCGCCCTGGCCCGTGGCTCGGCCGGGTGCGGCAGGCACTGCTCGAGAAGGTCGTCGCCGGAGAAGTTGTCAATGACGCGCATCGTTTAGAAAGGGAGTGGCGCTTACATGGACCTGACGCTCCGTGAAGCCGTCTTACGTTATTTTACACAGTCGAACGCGTACGTTTCTGGGGAGCGCCTCAGCGAGGCGCTCGGCTGTACGCGGACAGCCGTTTGGAAGCAAATCGAGGAGTTGCGCGCACTCGGTTACGTTTTTGACGCTAAGCCGCGCAAAGGATACCGCTTAGTGTCTCGTCCCGACGTCGTGCTCGCCGAAGAAATTAAGTGTTTTAACGAGGCCGCGCATATCGGGCAGGAGGTGCGCTACGTGGATACGACTCCTTCGACACAACAGATCGCCCACAAATGGGCGCGTGAAGGGGCTGCGCACGGTGCGCTCGTCGTTGCCGACGAACAGACAGCGGGCAAAGGGCGGATGGGACGGTTTTGGCATTCGCCGCCGGGCAGCGGCATTTGGATGAGTTTCATTTTGCGGCCGGCGATCCCGCTCGTTTATACGCCACACTTGACGATCTTAGTCGCTGTCGCAGTGACGCGAGCGCTGCGTCGCGCCGCCTCTGTTGACGCCCTCATTAAGTGGCCGAACGATTTGTTCATCGCTGGCCGAAAAGTGTGCGGCGTCTTAACCGAAGTGCGTGCAGAAGCGGATCGGATTCATTACGTCGTCGCCGGCGTCGGCATTAACGTACATACGACGAAGGAAGATTGGCCGCCGGAGTTGCGCCCGATCGCGACATCACTCACGCAGGAAATCGCGCATGTGGAGGGACAGTCTATTACCGGCGGAGCCGTAGAAGACGGCGATTACGGCGAAGAAAAGCCGCACCTGTCCCGTGCGCGCATTATTGCCGCTTGTTGCGAGGAACTCGAACAACTGCTCAACATGTATGAGAAAAATGGTTTTTCTCCGATCCGCTCCCTTTGGGAGAGTTACGCCTTCATGCTAGGACAAACGGTGACTGTGCGCGCGTCCGATGGAACGAAGCGGGGAAAGGCACTCGGGTTGGACGAGAGTGGCGCCTTGCTTTTGCAGACGTCGCAGGGCGTCGAGCCGATTTTTTCGGCAGACGTCTTAGTATAGCGGGTCAAAAAAGTTACACAACGTCTGCTCCTACTGTGCTATACTGAGGGCGAAGGAACGGCTGTATCCGCAAGGAACGGCACGCATCCCTTTTTTGCATTTACGAACTTAAACAGATGCACGTCTGCACTCGTGCAAAAGACGTTAAACGGTTAGCTGCTCTTATCCGCATGGAAAGAGACGGTTGTTGTACCGCATGCAAAAAAATGGGATTAAGACGAGTCGGACCTTCCGTATGCCTTTTTGGCTGGAAGGTTTTTTTAGTACAGTCGCTTCTGAAACGCTAAAAACGTAAAGGAGTGGCAAACGATGCAACGAGTGACAGTAGGGCGCTTACAAAAAATGAAGCGCGAAGGAAAACCGATCGCGATGGTGACGGCGTATGACTTTCCGACAGCCCAGCTCGCAGAAAAAAGCGGTGTCGACGTCGTCCTCGTCGGCGATTCGCTCGGCATGGTCGTACTCGGTTACGAGTCGACCGTTCCGGTGACAATCGCGGACATGGTACACCATACGCGGGCGGTGCGGCGCGGGTTGGCGCGTCCGCTCTTAGTTGCCGACTTACCGTTTCTAACGTACCACCAAGGAGAGCAGGCGGCACTTACTGCAGCCGGGCGCTTAATGCAAGAAGGAGGGGCGACGGCAGTAAAAATGGAAGGCGGCCGCGAGCTCGCCCCGACCGTTGCCGCATGTGTCGCAGCAGGCATTCCGGTGATGGGACACATCGGTCTTTTGCCGCAAGCGGTTCATCAGACCGGTTACCGCATTCGCGG is a window from the Numidum massiliense genome containing:
- the bshB1 gene encoding bacillithiol biosynthesis deacetylase BshB1, whose translation is MTKTDGIHVLAIGAHADDVELGMGATLAKHAAAGQRAVICDLTEAELSSNGTVEGRREEAEAAARILGVSRVNLQYPDRGFGVSDAFIRPLVALIRKLKPRVVCAPYWEDRHPDHVTCSSLVTEAVFNAKIRKYDAEGLPAHTVSHLYYYYINGVGEASFVVPVSDVYEQKVEALVAYASQFSLQKNAVATPLNETNYMGMIRGRDQIWGQQIGTAYGEGFVTRTPVSRAYLID
- a CDS encoding biotin--[acetyl-CoA-carboxylase] ligase; translation: MDLTLREAVLRYFTQSNAYVSGERLSEALGCTRTAVWKQIEELRALGYVFDAKPRKGYRLVSRPDVVLAEEIKCFNEAAHIGQEVRYVDTTPSTQQIAHKWAREGAAHGALVVADEQTAGKGRMGRFWHSPPGSGIWMSFILRPAIPLVYTPHLTILVAVAVTRALRRAASVDALIKWPNDLFIAGRKVCGVLTEVRAEADRIHYVVAGVGINVHTTKEDWPPELRPIATSLTQEIAHVEGQSITGGAVEDGDYGEEKPHLSRARIIAACCEELEQLLNMYEKNGFSPIRSLWESYAFMLGQTVTVRASDGTKRGKALGLDESGALLLQTSQGVEPIFSADVLV
- a CDS encoding CCA tRNA nucleotidyltransferase — its product is MCYAAERIQQLLQMPRVVVAKGVMAQLERAGFQAYLVGGAVRDALLGRAIGDIDLATSATPDEVQALFPHAVPTGLAHGTVTVVARGEPFEVTTFRQEGPYVDKRHPAYVHYVRDITDDLARRDFTINALACDSRGHLVDPFGGLADLQAGIVRAVGQPRDRFREDALRLLRALRFAAQLDFTIDRETVAAMRDEAASLGALAAERVRTELHKLLAAPQPGRVLQLLWTEELLPHIAPLTDSLEGVVPDADARLGANGSGTGNGTRAFSSVNWRPSSDQLAQIENELDVALRWILFLRLCGATAGQARSLARALRMSRQQMDELAYIWQAADSWQRTLLSPREARAAAFAHGLAPALRIVRLAHYFGQVTAVERQLLERQLCHADWELAVEQVTQLALDSAAMIRLAGRRPGPWLGRVRQALLEKVVAGEVVNDAHRLEREWRLHGPDAP
- the panB gene encoding 3-methyl-2-oxobutanoate hydroxymethyltransferase yields the protein MQRVTVGRLQKMKREGKPIAMVTAYDFPTAQLAEKSGVDVVLVGDSLGMVVLGYESTVPVTIADMVHHTRAVRRGLARPLLVADLPFLTYHQGEQAALTAAGRLMQEGGATAVKMEGGRELAPTVAACVAAGIPVMGHIGLLPQAVHQTGYRIRGKSVHEVEQLQQDAEALAAAGAFALVLECVTEEVARAVSEAVAIPTIGIGSGRYCDGQVLVFHDLVRFSAGDFLPSFAKTYADVGTAVREGLTQYVKDVKSKRFPDSEHTFRASDELVQQLYGGERV
- the bshA gene encoding N-acetyl-alpha-D-glucosaminyl L-malate synthase BshA, translating into MYRIGITCYPTHGGSGVVATELGKLLADRGHEIHFITYNMPFRLGQFHRNIYYHEVEVNHYALFQYPPYDLSLASKMAQVAKTESLDLLHVHYAVPHAVCAYLAKQMVGEHLKVVTTLHGTDITVLGYDRSLRDIILFGIESSDAVTAVSDSLIEETVRMFPVKKPLRRIYNFVDNRVYYPRDVRHMRRDYARDDEKIVLHISNFRAVKRVPDVVKTFQRIRERVPAKLLLIGDGPEWSTVCQLVKQLGLEEHVLCLGKQDEVVKIISLADLLLLPSERESFGLVALEAMACGVPTVASRAGGLGEVIAHGETGYLCAVGDTEAMARHAVELLTDKAKYEQFRRRGIERAKTVFSAKKIAAAYEEVYRDVLRG